Below is a genomic region from Catenuloplanes atrovinosus.
GTTCCTGAGCCCCGACGGGCGCGCGGCCGAATTGCGCACCGGGCACAGCGCCGCGGGTAACCCGATGCGGTTCACGGTCGGCCGGGTGCCGCTGCGCCGGGACGACGCGTGGCGCGAGGCGCTTCCGCCACGGCAGCGCGCGCTGGTCGGTGCCGTGTGCGCGCCGATGCTGCGCGCCTACGGCTACCGCACCATCGACAAGAAGACAGAAGTGGAGATCTCGTGACCAGCTGGCCCACGGTCGGCGTGGTGATCCCGACCCGCAGTCGCCCGGAGCTGGTGCGCAAGGCCGTCGACTCGGTCCGCGCCCAGGACTACCCGGGCAAGATCCGCATCATCGTGGTGTTCGACGGCACCGAGCCGGACTTCTCACTGGCCTCGCCGAGCGGCCCGCCCGTGCTGATGCTGGCGAACTGGCGTACCCCTGGTCTGGCCGGCACCCGCAACACCGGCATCACCGCGCTGGACACCGAGCTGGTCGCGTTCCTGGACGACGACGACCAGTGGCTGCCGGCGAAGTTGCGCAAGCAGGTGGCGGCGCTGCTCACCGAGCCGCAGGCGGAGTTCGTCACGTGCGGCATGCAGGTGGAGTTCGACGGGCGGCTGAACGCGCGGCTGGCCGGCCGGGAGCGGGTGACCGTGCAGGAGCTGGCCCGGTCCCGGATGGCGATGCTGCACTCGTCGAGCTTCCTGATCCGGCGCGAGGCGCTGATCGGCAAGCACGGCTTCGGGCTGGTCGCGGAGGACGCGCCGGGCAGCCAGAACGAGGACTGGGACCTGCTGCTGCGCGCGGCCCGCCGGTCGCCGATCGTGCACGTGGACGAGCCGCTGGTCCGGGTGCTGTGGGGCCGCAGCTCGCACTACGCGTACGAGTACGGCACCAAGATCTCCTCGCTGCGCTGGATGATGGCGCGGCACCCGGAGATCGCCGGCTGTGCACCCGGCGCCGCGCGCGTCTACGGTCAGCTGGCCTGCTGGTCCGCGGCGACCGGGAACCGGCCGGACGCGTGGCGCTGGACGAAGGAGGCGGTCCGGGCGAACTGGCGCGAACCGCGCGCCGCCATCGCGCTGGCGGCGATGACCGGCGCGGTCAAGGTCGAGAACGTGCTGGCCACGCTGCACCGGCACGGCCGGGGGATTTAAAGGAGAGAGCCCTTCTCGTTCACCACCACACCGGGGTATGTTCGTTTCTGTTGTTTTTAGTGCGGAAGCGTTGACACCCGGGAGGTCGCGTGGCGAACCGGCTGGCGCCGAAGGTCCGAGGGCTGAGCTACGGCGGGGACTACAACCCTGAGCAGTGGCCGGAGAGCGTGTGGGCGGAGGACGTCGCGCTGATGCGCGAGGCCGGCGTCAGCGTGGTGAGCCTGGGCATCTTCGCCTGGGCCTGGCTGGAGCCGGCCGACGGGCGGTACGAGTTCGACCGCCTCGACCGTCTGATGGACATGCTGCACGATGGCGGCATCGCCGTCGACCTCGCCACCGCCACCGCGTCCCCGCCGGCCTGGTTCTCGGCCGCCCACCCGGAGGCCATGGTGGTGGACGCGGACGGCCGTGTGCTCACGTACGGTAGCCGTCAGGCGTTCTGTCCCAGCTCCCCGGCGTACCGGCGAAAGGCCGTTGATCTCGCGAAGCGGCTGGCCGAGCGCTATGGGACGCACCCGGCGCTGGCCATGTGGCACGTGCACAACGAGTACGCGTGCCACAACCCGCACTGCTATTGCGAGACCTCCGCGGACGCGTTCCGGGACTGGCTGCGCGCCCGGTACGGCGACCTGGACGCGCTGAACGCCGCCTGGGGCACCGCGTTCTGGTCGCAGACCTACACGGACTGGGCGCAGGTGCGACCGCCGCGCGCCACCGTCACCTCGTCGAACCCGACGCAACTGCTCGACTTCGCGCGCTTCTCCTCGGACGCGCACCTGGCCAACTTCACGGCCGAGCGGGACGCGCTGGCCGCGATCACGCCGGACGTGCCGATCACCACGAACCTGATGACGTCCAGCTGCTACGCGCTGGACTACTGGCGGTGGGCGCGCGAGCTGCCGGTGGTCTCGAACGACCACTACGTGCTGGCGGAGAGCCCGGTCCCGCCGGCCGCGCAGACCGCGTACGCCGCGGACGCCGCCCGCGGCCTGGCCGGCGGATCGTGGCTGCTCATGGAGCACTCCACCAGCGCGGTCAACTGGCAGCCGCGCAACCTGGCCAAGGCGCCCGGCGCGCTGCTCCGGGAGAGCCTGGGCAACGTGGCGCGCGGGTCCGAGGGCGCGATGTTCTTCCAGTGGCGGGCCAGCCGCGCCGGCTCGGAGAAGTGGCACTCCGCGATGCTGCCGCACGCCGGCACCGCGTCGAAGGTGTGGCGCGACGTGGTCGCGCTCGGCGGCGCGCTGCGGAGCCTGGCCGAGGTCGAGGGCTCCCGGGTGGACGCGCCGGTCGCGATCGTGCTCGATTACCCGTCCGGCTGGGCGCAGGAGGCGCCGAACCAGCCGAGCGTCGACATGCGCGCGTTCGACGAGGTCAAGCGCTGGCATGCGGCGCTCTGGCGGGCCGGGGTCACGGCCGACCTGGTGCACCCGGCCGCAGACCTGAGCGGTTACCGGGCCGTGCTGGTCCCGTCGCTCTACCTGGTCGAGGACGACGCGGTCGCGAACCTCGCCGCGTTCACCGGCACGCTGGTGATGGGGCCGTACAGCGGGCTCGTGGACCCCAACGACCACATCCGCCCGGCACCGTTGCCAGGAGCGTTCCACGAGCTTCTGGGGGTACGGGTGGAGGAGCACTTCCCGCTGCCGGCCGGCGCGAGCGTGGCGCTGGACGACGGCTCCTCGGCCGCGATCTGGACCGAGCAACTCGCGCTCGACGGCGCCACCGCCGTCGCGTCGTATCTGGACGGTCCGGTAGCGGGCGCACCCGCCATCACCCGGCTGCCGCCCCGGCCACCCGCCCCCGGCACGACCGGAGACTCCGCTCATGGCGACGTCTGGTACCTCGGCACCCGGCTCGCCGACGACGCGCTGCAGGCGCTGCTGGCCACCGTCGCGCCGGTCACCCACCGCGTCCCGGCGCAGGTCGAGGCGGTGCGCCGGCGGCACGAGGACGGGCGGTCGTACCTGTTCCTGCTCAACCACGGCGACGGCCCGGCCGCGGTCGACGCGCGCGGCACCGACCTGCTGACCGGCGCCTCCTGGACCGCACCGGCCGAGGTGCCCGCCGGCGGCGTCGTCGTGCTCCGGGAGGCGTGATGCTGGCCCAGCAGCGGCAGGCCGCGATCCTGGAGCGGGTACGCACCGCGGGCGGCGCCCGGGTGAGCGAGCTGGCGGCCGAGTTCGGCGTCTCCGACATGACCATCCGCCGCGACCTCGACCTGCTCTCCGACCGGGGCCTGCTGGCCAAGGTGCACGGCGGCGCCACGCCCGGCCTGCCCGGCTCCGCGCACGAGCCCGGCTTCGCCGCGAAGTCCGCGCAGCAGCGCCGGGAGAAGGCGATGATCGCGGCGGAGGCGGCCCGGTTGGTCGGTCCCGGCACCGCGATAGCGCTCTCGGCCGGCACCACCACGGTGGAGCTGGCGAACCGGCTGATCGACGTGCCGTCGCTGACCGTGGTGACGAACTCGATCCCGGTCGCGGACGTGTTCTACCGCGGGGGCCGCCCGGACGCGACCGTGGTGCTCACCGGCGGCGTCCGGACGCCGTCCGACGCCCTGGTCGGCCCGGTGGCGGTGGCCGCGATCCGCTCGCTCCACCTGGACCTGGTCTTCCTCGGCGTGCACGGGATGAGCGAGCGCGCCGGCTTCACCACGCCGAACCTGACCGAGTCCGAGACGAACCGCGCGCTGGTCGAGGCCGCCGAGCGGCTGGTGGTGCTGGCCGACAGCACCAAGTGGGACACGGTCGGCATCTCGTCCTTCGCCGCGCTCGGCGAGGCGCACACCCTGATCTCCGACGCCGGGCTGTCCGACCCGGCGCGGGCGGTACTTGCCGATTACGTAACGGACCTACGAGTGGTGGAAGCATGAAGCGCACCCCGATCACGCTGGCGGACGGCCGCGAGCTGATCTACTTCGACTCCAACGACGACGCGGTCCGCGAGACCGTGGACCGGCGCGAGCTGCCCCCGCCGCCGCCCGCCTCCCAGCTGCGGTACGACCCGCTCACCGACGAGTGGGTGGCGGTCGCGGCGCACCGGCAGACCCGTACGTTCCTGCCACCGGCGAACGAGTGCCCGCTGGACCCGTCGACCGACGAGTTCCTGACCGAGATCCCCGGCGACTACGAGGTGGTCGTCTTCGAGAACCGGTTCCCGTCGTTCAGCGCGCGGACCGTGGACGAGGCCGGCGCGTCCGTCACCGACCTGGTGCCGATCAAGCCGGGCTTCGGCCGGTGCGAGGTCGTCTGCTTCACGTCGGATCACAGCACCGCGTTCACCGCGCTGCCGCCGTCGCGGGTGCGCCTGGTGGTGGACGCGTGGGCGGACCGCACCGCGGAGCTGTCCGCCACGCCCGGGATCGAGCAGGTCTTCTGCTTCGAGAACCGCGGGGTGGAGATCGGCGTGACGCTGCACCACCCGCACGGGCAGATATACGCGTACCCGTTCCTGCCGCCGAGGACCGTGGCCATGCAGGCGGCGGCGCGCCGGCACTTCGACGCGACCGGGCGGAACCTGTACGCGGACGTGCTGGCCGCGGAGATCAAGGCCGGCGAGCGGGTGGTGGCGTCGAACGAGTTCTGGACCGCGTACGTGCCGGCGGCGGCGCGCTGGCCGTTCGAGGTGCACCTGGCCCCGCACCGGCAGGTGGCGGACATCCCGGCGCTGTCCCCGGCGGAGCGCGACGCGTTCGCGGTCATCTATTTGGAGATTTTGAAACGGTTCGACGGGCTGTTCGACGGGCCGATGCCGTACATCTCCGCGTGGCACCAGGCGCCGGTCAACGCCGGCCGCGAGCTGGGCTACCTGCACCTTCAGCTGTTCAGCATCCGGCGCGCGCCGGGCAAGCTGAAGTACCTGGCCGGTTCCGAGTCCGCGATGGGCGTGTTCATCAACGACGTCACGCCGGAGCAGGCCGCGACCATGCTGCGTGACGTGTCGCTGTAGGAGCCTGGGGGGTGTGCGGGAGGCCCGGGACAGAGCCTCCCGCACGAGGGAAGGGACGACATGAGGTCGTTCTGCCCAAATTAACGGCATATGTTCCCTGCGGTTACGGCCTCAAACATCCATAAAACGCACGAAGGCCCGCACCCCTCCCGGGCGCGGGCCTTCGTTTTCCGGATCAGGCGCCGAGGCGCTTCGCCAGGTTCTGGTCGAGCGTGGCCATGAACTCGTCCGTGGTCTGCCACGGCGCGTCCTTGCCGATCAGCAGCGCCAGGTCCTTGGTCATCTGGCCGCCCTCGACGGTGTCGATGACGACCTTCTCCAGCGTGTCCGCGAACTCGGAGACGGCCGGCGTGCCGTCCAGCTTGCCGCGGTGGGCCAGGCCCCGGGTCCAGGCGTAGATCGAGGCGATCGGGTTGGTGCTGGTCTTCTCGCCCTTCTGCCACTGCCGGTAGTGCCGGGTGACGGTGCCGTGCGCGGCCTCGGCCTCGACGGTCTGGCCGTCCGGCGTCATCAGCACGGAGGTCATCAGGCCCAGCGAGCCGAAGCCCTGCGCCACCGTGTCGGACTGCACGTCACCGTCGTAGTTCTTGGCGGCCCAGACGAAACCGCCCTCCCACTTCAGCGCCGCCGCGACCATGTCGTCGATCAGACGGTGCTCGTAGGTCAGGCCGGCCTTGGCGAACTCGTCCTTGAACTCGGCCTCGAAGACCTCGGCGAACAGGTCCTTGAAGCGGCCGTCGTACGCCTTCAGGATCGTGTTCTTGGTCGACAGGTAGACCGGGTAGTTGCGGGACAGGCCGTAGCGGAACGAGGCCCGCGCGAAGTCCCGGATCGAGTCGTCGTAGTTGTACATCGCCATGCCGACGCCGCCGCCCGGGAACTTGGCGACCTCGAACTCCATCGGCGCGGAGCCGTCGTCCGGCGTGAACGTGACGGTCATGGTGCCCGGGCCGGGCGCCACGAAGTCGGTGGCCTTGTACTGGTCGCCGTGCGCGTGCCGGCCGATGATGATCGGCTTGGTCCAGCCCGGCACCAGGCGCGGCACGTTGGACATGATGATCGGCTCGCGGAACACGACGCCGCCGAGGATGTTGCGGATCGTGCCGTTCGGCGAGCGCCACATCTTCTTCAGGCCGAACTCCTCGACCCGCGCCTCGTCCGGCGTGATGGTGGCGCACTTGACGCCGACGCCGTGCGCCTTGATGGCGTTCGCCGCGTCAATCGTGATCTGGTCGTTCGTCTCGTCGCGCTTCTCGACGGACAGGTCGTAGTACTCCAGCTCGACGTCGAGGTACGGCAGGATCAGCTGCTCACGGATCTGCTTCCAGATGATCCGCGTCATCTCGTCGCCGTCGAGCTCCACGACCGGCTTGTTTACCTTGATCTTCGCCATCCGCCGGCGCTCCTCTCGGGGGCAGGTGCCCTTTCGCGAACTGTGGACTCTCAAGCAGTACGAGCGTACTGCAACGACCTTCCACCCGCCCGCGGGGTCCCCACCAGTCAAGCACCGGCCGCGACACGCCCGAGGGGCAAACCGGACTTTTCCGAATTACCACCCTTAGTTCCCCCGACACGTCATGCCGCGTTGGAGCCGGTGTAACCCGCGACCGAAAGCATCGAGGCATGTCGCTACCTTTCGCGTTCCCCGTCCGCCGGCGCCGCCTGGTCGCGAACGCGGCCGCCGGCCTGATCGCCGGACCGCTGCTGCTGCGCCCCGAGGGCGGCTTCGCGCACGTCCAGAGCGGTCCGCGGGAACCACTCCCGGCCGGCCTCTTCACGCTCGGCGTGGCGTCCGGCGATCCGCTGCCGAACGGCGTGGTCATCTGGACCCGACTCGCACCCGACCCGCTCAACGGCGGCGGGATGCCGGACCGCACCGTGCCGGTCGCCTGGGAGGTGGCCGAGGACGCCAGATTCCGCCGGGTACGCCGTCGCGGCGTCGCGTTCGCGGAGCCGGCACTTGGCCACGCCGTTCACGTCGACGTGCGCGGGCTGCGCGCGGGCGCCGACTACCACTACCGCTTCCGGGCCGGCACGGAGATCTCGCCGGCCGGCCGCACCCGGACCGCGCCGGACGCGCACGCGTGGCCGGAGCGGCTGCGATTCGCGTTCGCCAGCTGCCAGGACTACCAGTCCGGGCGGTACACCGCGCACCGGCACCTGGCCGACGAGGACCTGGACTTCGTGGCGTTCCTCGGCGACTACATCTACGAGGGCGCGCCGAACCCGAACGCGTTCCGGCAGCACGACGGCACCGGCGAGCCGTACGGGCTGGTCGAGTACCGCAACCGGCACGCCCGCTACAAGAGCGACCCGGACCTGCAGGCCGCGCACGCGACGTACCCGTGGATCGTGACGCTCGACGACCACGAGATCGACAACAACTGGGCGGACGAGGTGCCGCAGGACCCGGCGCTGCAGACGCCGGAGGCGTTCCGGGCGCGGCGGATCGCGGCGTTCCAGGCGTACTACGAGCACATGCCGCTGCGGCGCGCCTCCGTGCCGCGCGGGCTGGACATGCAGCTCTACCGGCGGCTGCGGTTCGGCAACCTGGCCAGCGTGCACGTGCTCGACACCCGGCAGTACCGCAGCGACCAGCCGACCAGCCTCGCGGCCGCGCAGGACCCGGCGCTGTCCATGACCGGGCCCACGCAGGAGGAGTGGCTGGTGCGCGGCCTCGGCACCTCCGGCACCCGGTGGAACCTGCTGGCCAACCAGGTGATGTGGGCGCAGAACGACCGCCGGGCCGGGCCGGAGACGGTCTTCGACTTCGACAACTGGGACGGATACCGCGCGCAGCGGCGACGGCTGCTGGAGTTCTTCGGGACCGGGCGCGTGCAGAACCCGGTCGTGCTCACCGGCGACCGGCACTGCACCTGGGTCTGCGACCTGCGGCCGGACTTCGACGACCCGGCGTCACCCGTGGTCGGCGCGGAACTCACCGGCACCTCGATCAGCTCCGGCGGCAACCCGGACACCGCGGCGTTCCACGCGACCTTCGACCCGATCATGGCGGAGAGCCCGCACTGGAAGTACATCGACAACCGCCGGGGGTACGTGGTCTGCGACGTGTCCGCGCGGGAGATGCGCTCGCGGCTGCGCGTGGTCGACGACATCTGGACCGAGGGCAGCCCGATCTACACGGCGGCCGAGTTCGTCACCGAGGCGGGCCGGCCCGGCGTCTCGGTCGCCTCGCAGGAGACGTCCCCGCTCGCCCGCTCCGGCGACTACACCGGCCCCGTCTACGACGTCCAGGACGACAACGCTTTTCCGCTGCGGCCGTGACGCGCGGCGCGGCGGCCGTGACGAGCCGCCGCGCCACTCGCGCGTTCGTGGTGACCAGCGGCGACACCGGCTCCGACGCGGCGGCGGAGCGGCGGCGGAGCCGCCGCGCGGTTGGCCCGCGGGAGCATGCGGGCCGCGACCACGCCGGGAGCGGGCACATCGATCGTGGGGTCCGGGGCTCGGCCCCGGGTCAACTCAGCGCCCGCGGGAGCATGCGGGCCGCGACCACGCCGGGAGCGGGCACATCGACCGTGGGGTCCGGGGCTCGGCCCCGGGTCAACTCAGCGCCCGCGGGAGCATGCGGGCCGCGACCACGCCGGGAGCGGGCACATCGACCGTGGGGTCCGGGGCTCGGCCCCGGGGAGACGCGGCGGTCCGTGGAAACGGCGAGGCCGGGCCCGCGCGTCGGCGGGCCCGGCCTGGCGTGGTGGATCAGAGGTTGGCGACGTCCGCCTGCTTGCCGCGGACAGCCTCGGCGGCGGTCTTGAGGTCGGCCAGCTCGGCGTCGGTGAGCGCGGTCTCGACGACCTTCTTGACGCCCTCGGCGCCGATCTCGGCCTCGACGCCCAGGTAGACGCCGGAGATGCCGTACTCGCCGTCGACCCAGGCGCAGACCGGCATGACGGCGCCGGAGTCCTCGGCGACCGCGCGCGCCATGCGGGCCGCGGCGGCGGACGGCGCGTAGTACGCGGAACCGGTCTTGAGCAGCGCGACCACCTCGGCGCCGCCGTTGCGGGTGCGGACCACCAGCTCCTCGATCTTGTCCGCCGGCAGCAGGTCGGTCAGCGGCTTGCCGTCGACGGTGCAGCGGGACGGGACCGGGACCATGGTGTCGCCGTGCGAGCCGAGCGTGAGCGTCTTGACGCTGGCCACCGGCACGTTGAGCGCCTCGGCCACGTTGTTGGTGAAGCGCGCGGTGTCCAGCATGCCGGCCTGGCCGAGCACCCGGTTCTTCGGGAAGTTCGTGGCGATCTGGGCGAGCGCGGTCATCTCGTCGAGCGGGTTCGAGACCACGATGATCACGGCGTTCGGCGCGTGCTTCGCCACGTTCTCCGCGACGCCGCGGACGATGCCGGCGTTCACCTCGAGCAGGTCCATCCGGCTCATGCCCGGCTTGCGGGGCAGACCGGCGGTGATCACGACGACGTCGGAGCCGGCGATGGCCTCGTAGCCCTCGCCGTTCTTGCCGGTGGTCTGGCCGACGACCTTCGTCTCGAAACCCTCGATGGCGCGGGACTGGTTCATGTCCAGCGCGAGCCCCTCCGGCTTGCCCTCGACGATGTCCGTCAGGACCACGGTCTCGAAGATGTCGTACTCGGCGAGACGTTGCGCGGTCGTGGAACCGTAGAATCCGGCGCCGACGACGGTGACCTTCTTGCCCATGTCGCGTCACTCTTCTCTGGACGAGGCGGTTTTTTCCCGACCGTATCAATCGGGTTACGCGCTGCCGTCGCCGGGCCAATGATCGTTAAGTAAGCCACCGAGCACCGCCCGTAGGTGACGCTCCGTGGACTTCCCTCCCTTAACGCTCTGTAACCCACGGTGTGTCACTTCCCACACTGTGAGCTGCGGTCCGCCTACAAAACAGTCAGTCGGGCATCAACCTCGCGTTGATCCAACCCTCCCGGACCGGGCCGATTAGTCCGAATAATGGTGCATAATGCCTATTACCACTTGAGTGATTGTCGCGGCCGCTACCAGGGTGAACAGGGATAACGCAAATCGATGGAGGCGTGCCACGGCATGCCGCCGCAAAGACCCGATTTGTAGGTGGGACTGACCCGCCCTACCTTTGCCCGGGCGTTGCTCAGCGTTACTCACACAGGGGCGAAGCTGCGCAGCGTAAGGAAACAAGGAGGCTCCATGCAGGTCCGCAGATTCGCGGCCTTGGCCGCTCTCCCCGTCGTCACGTCCCTCGGCCTGGTCGCGTGCGGCCAAGGCGGCGACGACGCAGGCGAGAGCAACACGTCCGCGATCGTCTCGATCGAGATCGCCGAACCGCAGCACCTCATCCCGACCAACACCAACGAGACCTCCGGGTCCCAGGTGCTGGCGGCGCTGTTCACGCCGCTCGTCAGCTACGACGCGGAGAACAAGCCGGTCGAGGACGCGGCCGAATCGATCACCTCGACGGACAACACGGTTTGGACGATCAAGCTGAAGAACGGCTACACCTTCCACAACGGTGAGAAGGTCACGGCCGACAGCTACATCAACGCCTGGAACTACGGCGCGTACGCGCCGAACGCCCAGGGCAACTCGTACTTCTTCGAGAAGGTCGCGGGCTACGCGGACCTCCAGTCGACGGACCCGGACGGCGACGGCCCGCAGGCCGCCCCGGCGCCGAAGACGAACAAGCTCTCCGGCCTGGCCAAGGTCGACGACCTGACCTTCACCGTGACGCTCACCGCGCCGTACGTCGACTTCAAGACGATGCTCGGCTACACCGCGTTCTACCCGCTGCCGGCCGCGGCGTTCTCCGCCGAGGGCGTGCTCGCGGAGGGCTTCGAGGAAGCGATCATCGGTAACGGCCCGTTCAAGATGAACGGCACCTGGCAGCACGACGCCAAGATCGAGGTCGCGGCGTACGACGGCTACCCGGGCGCCAAGCCGAAGATCGGCGGCGTCGAGTTCCGGATCTACCAGCAGCTCACCGCCGCGTACGCGGACGTGCTGTCGGACAACCTGGACGTGCTGCGGACCATCCCGACGGAGAACATCACCTCCGCGCCGACCGACCTGGGCGACCGCTACGCGACCAGCCCGGCCTCGACGTTCCAGTTCCTGGCGTTCCCGACGTTCCAGGAGGACTTCGCCAAGCCGGAGGTCCGCAAGGCGATCTCCATGGCGATCGACCGGGACGAGATCATCAAGTCGGTCTTCAAGAACTCGCAGCAGTCCGCCCGCTCCTTCGTCTCGCCGGTCGTGGCCGGCTACCGCGAGGACACCTGTGGCGCCTCCTGCCAGTTCAACGCCGCGACCGCGAAGACGCAGTACACGGCGGCCGGTGGCCCGTCGACGATCAAGATCTCGTACAACGGCGACGGCGGCCACAAGGACTGGGTCGACGCGACCTGCAACCAGCTGAAGACCAACCTGGGCATCGCCTGCACCGGCGTGGCCGAGGCGAAGTTCGCGGACCTGCTCAGCAAGGTCGAGAAGAAGCAGGACGTCGGCCTGTTCCGGATGGGCTGGGTGATGGACTACCCGTCCATGGAGAACTACCTCGGCCCGATCTACACCACCAAGGGCTCCTCGAACTACTACGGGTACAGCAACTCGGAGTTCGACACGCTGGTCGCGGAGGGCACCAAGGCGGCGGACGAGGACGCGGCCATCACCAAGTACCAGGCGGCGGAGGACCTCCTCGCCAACGACATGCCGGTGATCCCGCTGCGGTTCGGGCAGAACAACTACGGCTACTCCACGAAGGTCCGCAACGTGGAGATCGACCTGTTCCAGCGGATCAACCTGCTCAAGGTCGAAGCGGTCAGCTAACCGGCTGGGCGTGACGGTGGCGGCGTCACCGGCCCACCAGGCCGGGGCGCCGCCACACCTTTGTCTTCCGGCGCGTGTCCTCCCCCTGACCCAGGGGACGCGTCGCCCTCTCCTGGGGGTTTCCACTCGTGATTCGCTACATCGTGCGACGCCTGCTCCAGGGCGTGCTCACGTTCTTCGGGGCCACGTTCGTGGTCTACGCGCTGATGTTCGCCAACCAGGACAACCCGCTGCAGGCGCTCGCGGGTGAGCGCCCGATCTCGGAGAACGTCCGGCAGGCGCTCACCGAGCGCTACCACCTCAACGAGCCGTTCATCGTCCAGTACGGCTACTACATGCGCGGCCTGTTCCAGGGCGACTTCGGTCAGTCGCTCACCGGCAAGGACATCTCGGAGATGCTGGAACTCGCCTGGCCGAACACGTTCCGGCTGGCCGTCATGGCGGTGGTGTTCGCCGCGCTGATCGGCATCCTGGCCGGCGTCGTCGCGGGCATCCGCCGGGCCGGCATCTTCGACCACACCACACTGATCATCACGCTGGTGCTGATCTCGATCCCGATCGTCGTCCTGGCGCCGCTCATGCAGCTCTTCTTCGGCGTGGAGCTGAAGTGGTTC
It encodes:
- a CDS encoding glycosyltransferase family A protein; this encodes MTSWPTVGVVIPTRSRPELVRKAVDSVRAQDYPGKIRIIVVFDGTEPDFSLASPSGPPVLMLANWRTPGLAGTRNTGITALDTELVAFLDDDDQWLPAKLRKQVAALLTEPQAEFVTCGMQVEFDGRLNARLAGRERVTVQELARSRMAMLHSSSFLIRREALIGKHGFGLVAEDAPGSQNEDWDLLLRAARRSPIVHVDEPLVRVLWGRSSHYAYEYGTKISSLRWMMARHPEIAGCAPGAARVYGQLACWSAATGNRPDAWRWTKEAVRANWREPRAAIALAAMTGAVKVENVLATLHRHGRGI
- a CDS encoding beta-galactosidase, encoding MANRLAPKVRGLSYGGDYNPEQWPESVWAEDVALMREAGVSVVSLGIFAWAWLEPADGRYEFDRLDRLMDMLHDGGIAVDLATATASPPAWFSAAHPEAMVVDADGRVLTYGSRQAFCPSSPAYRRKAVDLAKRLAERYGTHPALAMWHVHNEYACHNPHCYCETSADAFRDWLRARYGDLDALNAAWGTAFWSQTYTDWAQVRPPRATVTSSNPTQLLDFARFSSDAHLANFTAERDALAAITPDVPITTNLMTSSCYALDYWRWARELPVVSNDHYVLAESPVPPAAQTAYAADAARGLAGGSWLLMEHSTSAVNWQPRNLAKAPGALLRESLGNVARGSEGAMFFQWRASRAGSEKWHSAMLPHAGTASKVWRDVVALGGALRSLAEVEGSRVDAPVAIVLDYPSGWAQEAPNQPSVDMRAFDEVKRWHAALWRAGVTADLVHPAADLSGYRAVLVPSLYLVEDDAVANLAAFTGTLVMGPYSGLVDPNDHIRPAPLPGAFHELLGVRVEEHFPLPAGASVALDDGSSAAIWTEQLALDGATAVASYLDGPVAGAPAITRLPPRPPAPGTTGDSAHGDVWYLGTRLADDALQALLATVAPVTHRVPAQVEAVRRRHEDGRSYLFLLNHGDGPAAVDARGTDLLTGASWTAPAEVPAGGVVVLREA
- a CDS encoding DeoR/GlpR family DNA-binding transcription regulator; its protein translation is MLAQQRQAAILERVRTAGGARVSELAAEFGVSDMTIRRDLDLLSDRGLLAKVHGGATPGLPGSAHEPGFAAKSAQQRREKAMIAAEAARLVGPGTAIALSAGTTTVELANRLIDVPSLTVVTNSIPVADVFYRGGRPDATVVLTGGVRTPSDALVGPVAVAAIRSLHLDLVFLGVHGMSERAGFTTPNLTESETNRALVEAAERLVVLADSTKWDTVGISSFAALGEAHTLISDAGLSDPARAVLADYVTDLRVVEA
- the galT gene encoding galactose-1-phosphate uridylyltransferase; this encodes MKRTPITLADGRELIYFDSNDDAVRETVDRRELPPPPPASQLRYDPLTDEWVAVAAHRQTRTFLPPANECPLDPSTDEFLTEIPGDYEVVVFENRFPSFSARTVDEAGASVTDLVPIKPGFGRCEVVCFTSDHSTAFTALPPSRVRLVVDAWADRTAELSATPGIEQVFCFENRGVEIGVTLHHPHGQIYAYPFLPPRTVAMQAAARRHFDATGRNLYADVLAAEIKAGERVVASNEFWTAYVPAAARWPFEVHLAPHRQVADIPALSPAERDAFAVIYLEILKRFDGLFDGPMPYISAWHQAPVNAGRELGYLHLQLFSIRRAPGKLKYLAGSESAMGVFINDVTPEQAATMLRDVSL
- a CDS encoding NADP-dependent isocitrate dehydrogenase is translated as MAKIKVNKPVVELDGDEMTRIIWKQIREQLILPYLDVELEYYDLSVEKRDETNDQITIDAANAIKAHGVGVKCATITPDEARVEEFGLKKMWRSPNGTIRNILGGVVFREPIIMSNVPRLVPGWTKPIIIGRHAHGDQYKATDFVAPGPGTMTVTFTPDDGSAPMEFEVAKFPGGGVGMAMYNYDDSIRDFARASFRYGLSRNYPVYLSTKNTILKAYDGRFKDLFAEVFEAEFKDEFAKAGLTYEHRLIDDMVAAALKWEGGFVWAAKNYDGDVQSDTVAQGFGSLGLMTSVLMTPDGQTVEAEAAHGTVTRHYRQWQKGEKTSTNPIASIYAWTRGLAHRGKLDGTPAVSEFADTLEKVVIDTVEGGQMTKDLALLIGKDAPWQTTDEFMATLDQNLAKRLGA
- a CDS encoding alkaline phosphatase D family protein gives rise to the protein MSLPFAFPVRRRRLVANAAAGLIAGPLLLRPEGGFAHVQSGPREPLPAGLFTLGVASGDPLPNGVVIWTRLAPDPLNGGGMPDRTVPVAWEVAEDARFRRVRRRGVAFAEPALGHAVHVDVRGLRAGADYHYRFRAGTEISPAGRTRTAPDAHAWPERLRFAFASCQDYQSGRYTAHRHLADEDLDFVAFLGDYIYEGAPNPNAFRQHDGTGEPYGLVEYRNRHARYKSDPDLQAAHATYPWIVTLDDHEIDNNWADEVPQDPALQTPEAFRARRIAAFQAYYEHMPLRRASVPRGLDMQLYRRLRFGNLASVHVLDTRQYRSDQPTSLAAAQDPALSMTGPTQEEWLVRGLGTSGTRWNLLANQVMWAQNDRRAGPETVFDFDNWDGYRAQRRRLLEFFGTGRVQNPVVLTGDRHCTWVCDLRPDFDDPASPVVGAELTGTSISSGGNPDTAAFHATFDPIMAESPHWKYIDNRRGYVVCDVSAREMRSRLRVVDDIWTEGSPIYTAAEFVTEAGRPGVSVASQETSPLARSGDYTGPVYDVQDDNAFPLRP
- the mdh gene encoding malate dehydrogenase, whose amino-acid sequence is MGKKVTVVGAGFYGSTTAQRLAEYDIFETVVLTDIVEGKPEGLALDMNQSRAIEGFETKVVGQTTGKNGEGYEAIAGSDVVVITAGLPRKPGMSRMDLLEVNAGIVRGVAENVAKHAPNAVIIVVSNPLDEMTALAQIATNFPKNRVLGQAGMLDTARFTNNVAEALNVPVASVKTLTLGSHGDTMVPVPSRCTVDGKPLTDLLPADKIEELVVRTRNGGAEVVALLKTGSAYYAPSAAAARMARAVAEDSGAVMPVCAWVDGEYGISGVYLGVEAEIGAEGVKKVVETALTDAELADLKTAAEAVRGKQADVANL